A part of Geotrypetes seraphini chromosome 9, aGeoSer1.1, whole genome shotgun sequence genomic DNA contains:
- the LOC117366417 gene encoding tigger transposable element-derived protein 1-like yields MHGEAGSADKKEAEKFSINFQKCMKDEGYCPQQVFNADETGLFWKRMPSRTFITKEEKKLPGHKAMKDRLTLMFSSNASGDLKIKPLLVYHSENPRIFKKNNVITSNQKAWVTQVIFNEWILETFAPAVKKLLLEKELPLKALLILDNAPAHPKDLEEILQENYPFIKVQYLPPNTTSIIQPMDQQVIANFKKLYTRALFNKVFEECEFGGDNMTVRKFWKEKFDVLMAIRLIQKAWEEVSQRTLISAWKMLVPSWTQEEAVVDDTEVVKDIITVAQRLELEVEEKDVEEIIEEHEEELTTEELQALLVQQQDNAQREASSDDEEQQSNNKPIPTADIKNILVKWKAVQEFTNAHYPDSAEANRINDLYSDTLVRYFRQMLEKREKQTTLDRFFHETIGQKAENG; encoded by the exons ATGCATGGTGAGGCTGGCAGTGCTGAcaagaaagaagcagaaaagtTCTCTATTAACTTTCAAAAATGTATGAAGGATGAAGGATACTGCCCACAACAAGTGTTCAATGCCGATGAAACGGGTCTTTTCTGGAAAAGAATGCCGAGCAGAACCTTCATTACAAAAGAGGAGAAGAAATTGCCAGGACACAAAGCCATGAAGGACAGACTTACCCTTATGTTTTCGTCTAATGCTAGCGGAGACCTCAAGATCAAACCTCTATTGGTTTATCACTCTGAAAATCCAAGAATTTTCAAGAAAAATAacgttattacc TCCAATCAAAAAGCATGGGTGACCCAAGTTATCTTCAACGAATGGATTCTGGAAACCTTTGCTCCTGCCGTGAAGAAATTATTGCTGGAAAAAGAACTGCCGCTCAAAGCCCTTCTGATACTTGACAATGCCCCTGCTCACCCAAAAGACCTAGAGGAAATATTGCAGGAAAAttatccttttatcaaggtgcagtattTGCCACCAAACACCACATCCATTATTCAGCCAATGGATCAGCAAGTTATTGCGAACTTTAAAAAACTCTACACTAGAGCCCTCTTTAATAAGGTGTTTGAAGAATGCGAGTTTGGTGGAGACAATATGACTGTCCGAAAGTTTTGGAAGGAGAAATTTGATGTCCTTATGGCAATACGACTTATACAGAAGGCctgggaagaagtgtcacaaaggACCCTAATTTCTGCTTGGAAGATGCTTGTGCCTTCGTGGACCCAGGAAGAAGCAGTAGTTGATGACACAGAAGTGGTGAAGGACATCATCACAGTGGCCCAAAGGTTGGAATTAGAGGTAGAGGAAAAGGATGTAGAGGAGATTATTGAGGAACACGAAGAAGAGCTGACAACTGAAGAGCTCCAAGCACTTCTGGTCCAGCAACAGGACAATGCTCAAAGGGAAGCGTCATCTGATGACGAGGAGCAACAATCAAACAATAAACCAATCCCAACTGCTGACATCAAGAACATCCTGGTCAAATGGAAAGCAGTTCAGGAGTTTACCAATGCCCACTATCCTGATTCAGCTGAAGCAAACAGGATCAACGATCTTTACTCCGATACTCTTGTCCGTTATTTCCGGCAGATGttggagaaaagagaaaaacaaacgaCTTTGGACAGGTTTTTTCATGAAACCATCGGCCAAAAAGCAGAAAATGGATGA